The following proteins come from a genomic window of Streptomyces liliiviolaceus:
- a CDS encoding MFS transporter, translated as MTKVQDAIPHAQREDRLPVAALVALFTAGFITTLTEALPAGVLPEMSRALGVSESMAGQTVTIYAVATMLTAIPVAVATTNWPRRHLLVVALIGFLVANLGTAISVDYTVTMVARFVAGAASGVTWSILGGYAQRIAPEALKGRAMAFAFAGTPVALALGVPIGAFLGQMVGWQVTFGLMSVLSGLLIVWAMWKLPNVPGQEAAERLPLRRLLRIGGLRTILAVTGVYVLAHTILYTYIAPVLAGVGLADQVQWILLTFGIASILSIWLTGVFVDRHHRRLVILSTVFFAAAAVALALWSGNVVVDHVAVTAWGLAFGGAATLFQGALMTASREHADAAQPLMVTMWNGGIGLGGLIGGILLAGLGSASLMIAVAVLVVFTVIVVILARTHAFPGPRARS; from the coding sequence ATGACCAAGGTTCAGGACGCGATCCCGCATGCGCAGAGAGAGGACCGCCTACCCGTCGCGGCTCTCGTCGCGCTCTTCACAGCAGGTTTCATCACCACGCTCACCGAGGCGCTGCCCGCGGGGGTGCTCCCCGAGATGAGCCGTGCACTCGGTGTTTCCGAATCGATGGCCGGGCAGACGGTGACCATCTACGCCGTCGCCACGATGCTCACGGCGATCCCCGTGGCGGTCGCCACGACGAACTGGCCCAGACGTCACCTTCTCGTCGTCGCGCTCATCGGATTCCTCGTCGCCAACCTCGGCACGGCGATCTCCGTCGACTACACGGTCACGATGGTGGCGCGGTTCGTCGCGGGCGCGGCGTCCGGTGTCACGTGGAGCATCCTCGGCGGCTATGCGCAGCGCATAGCTCCGGAGGCGTTGAAGGGCAGGGCCATGGCCTTCGCTTTCGCCGGTACGCCCGTCGCGCTCGCCCTGGGTGTTCCCATCGGGGCGTTCCTCGGTCAGATGGTGGGCTGGCAGGTGACCTTCGGCCTCATGTCGGTGCTGAGCGGGCTGCTCATCGTCTGGGCGATGTGGAAGCTGCCGAACGTCCCCGGCCAGGAGGCCGCCGAGCGGTTGCCCCTGCGCCGCCTCCTGCGCATCGGAGGCCTTCGCACCATCCTGGCCGTCACGGGCGTGTACGTGCTCGCTCACACCATCCTCTACACATACATCGCGCCCGTGCTGGCGGGAGTCGGGCTCGCGGACCAGGTGCAGTGGATCCTGCTCACCTTCGGTATCGCCTCGATCCTGAGCATCTGGCTCACCGGCGTGTTCGTCGACCGGCACCACCGGCGCCTTGTCATCCTCAGCACGGTGTTCTTCGCCGCAGCGGCGGTGGCGCTGGCCCTCTGGTCCGGGAACGTGGTCGTGGACCATGTCGCGGTGACCGCTTGGGGACTCGCGTTCGGCGGGGCCGCGACCCTGTTCCAGGGCGCACTGATGACAGCATCGCGCGAACACGCTGACGCCGCGCAGCCGTTGATGGTCACGATGTGGAACGGCGGCATCGGACTCGGCGGCCTGATCGGCGGCATCCTCCTGGCCGGCCTCGGATCCGCGTCGCTCATGATCGCGGTTGCGGTCCTCGTCGTCTTCACAGTGATCGTCGTGATCCTCGCGCGCACTCACGCATTCCCCGGGCCCCGTGCACGGAGTTGA
- a CDS encoding MFS transporter, which produces MTSRLTALLPDLSPWRTSRDFRLLWVQGLVTYLGSVMALIALPLQIKDLTGSPLAVGAMGAVELVPLVVFGLYGGALADAVDRRKVILLTEAGLGLLAVVLLVNAMLPSPMLWPLYVVAAGVAALAGLQRPAMDSLLARIVPHDQLAAAAALNALRWQIGAIAGPAAAGLVVAYAGNVPAYATTVAGFAASVLMCRRLSAVPPVEHAARPSWRGILEGARYAWSRPVLLGTYAIDLAAMFFAFPNTIFPFLADELDAEWSLGLMYAAGSVGSLFVSLTSGWVSRTRRHGLLVVFGAAGWGVAVAAAGWTSNIWLVLVCLGLAGAGDMLSGLGRSTIWNQTIPDRIRGRLAGIEVLSYSVGPQLGQVRAGAMAGWTGARPAIWTGGLACVATVGVLAAVLPKLLSYDARTDEDALRRAGEVTDLRKRGVTAAE; this is translated from the coding sequence GTGACATCGAGACTCACCGCACTGCTGCCCGACCTCTCGCCCTGGCGCACCTCCCGGGACTTCCGCCTCCTGTGGGTGCAGGGCCTGGTCACCTACCTGGGCAGCGTGATGGCGCTGATCGCGCTGCCGCTCCAGATCAAGGACCTGACCGGATCACCGCTGGCCGTGGGCGCGATGGGCGCCGTCGAACTCGTACCCCTCGTCGTGTTCGGACTGTACGGCGGCGCCCTCGCCGACGCGGTGGACCGGCGCAAGGTCATCCTGCTGACCGAAGCGGGCCTGGGACTGCTCGCGGTCGTCCTGCTGGTGAACGCGATGCTGCCCAGCCCCATGCTGTGGCCCCTGTACGTGGTCGCCGCGGGAGTGGCCGCACTCGCCGGTCTCCAACGGCCCGCCATGGACTCGCTGCTGGCCCGCATCGTCCCGCACGACCAGCTCGCCGCCGCGGCCGCACTGAACGCCCTGCGCTGGCAGATCGGGGCCATCGCCGGCCCCGCGGCGGCCGGGCTGGTGGTGGCGTACGCGGGCAACGTTCCCGCCTACGCCACCACCGTGGCCGGCTTCGCCGCGTCGGTCCTGATGTGCCGTCGCCTCTCGGCCGTGCCGCCCGTGGAGCACGCGGCCAGGCCCTCCTGGCGCGGCATCCTCGAAGGAGCCCGGTACGCCTGGTCGAGGCCGGTCCTGCTCGGCACGTACGCCATCGACCTCGCCGCGATGTTCTTCGCCTTCCCGAACACGATCTTCCCCTTTCTCGCCGACGAACTCGACGCCGAATGGTCGCTCGGCCTGATGTACGCGGCAGGCTCTGTCGGCTCACTGTTCGTCAGCCTGACCAGCGGCTGGGTGTCCCGTACCCGGCGCCACGGCCTGCTGGTGGTGTTCGGTGCCGCAGGGTGGGGCGTGGCTGTCGCGGCGGCCGGCTGGACCTCGAACATCTGGCTGGTGCTGGTGTGCCTCGGCCTGGCGGGAGCGGGGGACATGCTGAGCGGTCTGGGCCGCTCGACCATCTGGAACCAGACCATTCCCGACCGGATCCGCGGCAGGCTCGCCGGCATCGAGGTCCTCTCCTACAGTGTCGGCCCCCAGCTCGGTCAGGTCCGCGCCGGAGCGATGGCCGGCTGGACCGGCGCCCGCCCGGCGATCTGGACCGGCGGGCTCGCCTGTGTCGCCACGGTGGGGGTGCTGGCGGCCGTGCTGCCCAAGCTCCTCAGCTATGACGCCCGCACCGACGAGGACGCCCTCCGCCGCGCCGGCGAGGTCACCGACCTGCGCAAGCGGGGCGTGACTGCCGCGGAGTGA
- a CDS encoding ABC transporter ATP-binding protein has protein sequence MTASHTLSTENLTLGYGDRAVIEGLDLTLAAGRITVIVGANACGKSTLLRSMSRLLTPRTGRVVLDGREIHRTPAKELARTMGLLPQAPVTPEGITVLDLVGRGRHPHQRAFSRWTAKDDEAVAVALEATRTTELVDRSVDELSGGQRQRVWIAMALAQQTDLLLLDEPTTFLDISHQIEVLDLLTDLNRTRGTTIVMVLHDLNLAARYADRLVALASGALHAAGTPEEVMTEDTVQAVYGMESRVIEDPLSGKPLVLPIGRHHSKADGIGAGHRAEPPVNARKAADR, from the coding sequence GTGACCGCGTCCCACACCCTGTCCACCGAGAACCTCACACTCGGCTACGGCGACCGTGCCGTCATCGAGGGACTGGACCTGACCCTCGCGGCCGGCCGGATCACGGTGATCGTCGGCGCCAACGCCTGCGGCAAGTCGACCCTGCTGCGCTCGATGTCCCGGCTGCTCACCCCGCGTACCGGGCGGGTCGTCCTGGACGGCAGGGAGATCCACCGCACCCCCGCCAAGGAACTCGCCCGCACGATGGGCCTGCTGCCGCAGGCGCCGGTCACCCCCGAGGGCATCACGGTGCTCGACCTGGTCGGACGGGGCCGCCACCCGCACCAGCGCGCGTTCTCCCGCTGGACGGCCAAGGACGACGAGGCGGTGGCCGTCGCGCTGGAAGCCACGAGGACCACCGAACTGGTGGACCGGTCGGTCGACGAACTCTCCGGCGGCCAGCGCCAGCGCGTGTGGATCGCCATGGCGCTCGCCCAGCAGACCGACCTCCTGCTGCTCGACGAGCCCACCACGTTCCTCGACATCAGCCACCAGATCGAGGTACTCGACCTGCTGACCGACCTGAACCGGACCCGCGGCACCACGATCGTCATGGTCCTGCACGACCTCAACCTGGCCGCGCGCTACGCCGACCGCCTCGTCGCCCTGGCATCCGGCGCGCTGCACGCCGCCGGGACCCCCGAAGAAGTGATGACCGAGGACACCGTCCAGGCCGTGTACGGCATGGAGAGCCGCGTCATCGAGGACCCGCTCTCCGGCAAACCCCTCGTCCTGCCCATCGGGCGTCACCACTCGAAGGCCGACGGAATCGGTGCCGGACACCGGGCGGAGCCGCCCGTGAACGCGCGGAAGGCAGCCGACCGGTGA
- a CDS encoding FecCD family ABC transporter permease gives MTAPAVPGQSVARTVTRVARTRVGRARRRRLLVLVLLVLVAAAFATTLMAGHTYYPARDVLRVIMGEQVPGASFTVGTLRLPRAVLALTAGFSFGIAGVTFQTMLRNPLASPDIIGISAGASAAAAIAIVVLSLSETEVSVLAIAAALGVALLVYTLAFRDGVAGTRLILIGIGISALLDSVTSYVLSQAAEWDLQEAMRWLTGSLNGTSWQETVPAVLAVLVLSPVLLSQGRNLNALSLGDDTASALGVRVERTRVIVIVAAVGLIAFATAAAGPIAFVAFLSGPIAARLVGNSGSLLIPAGLVGSLLVLVADFTGQYAFDIRYPVGVVTGVLGAPYLVYLIVRTNRAGGSL, from the coding sequence GTGACTGCCCCCGCCGTCCCTGGCCAGTCCGTGGCGCGGACCGTCACCCGGGTCGCCCGTACCCGGGTCGGCCGCGCCCGACGTAGGCGGCTGCTCGTCCTCGTGCTGCTGGTCCTCGTCGCCGCCGCGTTCGCCACGACCCTCATGGCCGGGCACACCTACTATCCGGCCCGCGACGTACTGCGCGTGATCATGGGGGAGCAGGTGCCGGGCGCCTCCTTCACCGTCGGTACGCTGCGCCTGCCGCGCGCGGTACTCGCCCTGACCGCCGGATTCAGCTTCGGCATCGCCGGCGTCACCTTCCAGACGATGCTCCGCAACCCGCTCGCCAGCCCCGACATCATCGGCATCAGCGCGGGCGCGAGCGCCGCCGCGGCCATCGCCATCGTGGTCCTCTCACTGAGCGAGACCGAGGTCTCGGTCCTCGCCATCGCCGCCGCGCTCGGGGTGGCACTGCTCGTCTACACCCTCGCGTTCCGGGACGGGGTCGCCGGCACCCGGCTCATCCTGATCGGCATCGGTATCTCCGCCCTCCTCGACAGCGTCACCTCGTACGTCCTGTCGCAGGCGGCCGAATGGGACCTCCAGGAGGCGATGCGCTGGCTCACTGGCAGTCTCAACGGCACCTCCTGGCAGGAGACCGTGCCCGCCGTCCTCGCCGTGCTCGTGCTCAGTCCGGTGCTGCTCTCCCAGGGCCGCAACCTGAACGCACTGAGCCTCGGCGACGACACGGCGTCCGCACTCGGCGTCCGCGTCGAACGCACCCGCGTCATCGTGATCGTCGCGGCCGTCGGGCTCATCGCCTTCGCGACGGCCGCTGCCGGGCCCATCGCCTTCGTCGCCTTCCTCTCCGGTCCGATCGCCGCCCGGCTGGTCGGCAACAGCGGATCGCTGCTGATACCCGCGGGCCTGGTCGGCTCCCTGCTCGTCCTGGTCGCCGACTTCACCGGCCAGTACGCCTTCGACATCCGCTACCCCGTCGGCGTCGTCACCGGCGTCCTCGGTGCCCCCTACCTCGTCTACCTGATCGTCCGCACCAACCGGGCCGGAGGCTCACTGTGA
- a CDS encoding FecCD family ABC transporter permease — protein MSVTDIPRAPDAVPLRRSARVRVSSLLAVTAVLIAVMTASLAFGSRDVAWSDVWSALGGADHTLEQAAVAKRIPRTLLAVVVGAALGLAGAVMQGVTRNPLADPGILGVNMGASLAVVTAIASFGLASASGYIWVAMLGAALTAAFVYGVGSLGRGGATPLKLALAGAAISAALASLVSAVVLPRNDIADTFRLWQIGGVGGASYEQLGSVLPFLAVGFVLSLASARALNSLALGDDLAAGLGERVALVRATAALGAVVLCGASTAVAGPIGFVGLVVPHACRLLVGVDHRWLLPFSALSGAVLLTAADVVGRVVARPSEIDVGIVTALVGAPFFIHIVRRQKVRSL, from the coding sequence GTGAGCGTCACCGACATCCCGCGTGCGCCGGACGCCGTCCCGCTACGGCGTTCGGCGCGTGTGCGCGTCAGTTCGCTCCTCGCCGTCACCGCGGTCCTGATCGCCGTCATGACCGCCTCCCTCGCCTTCGGTTCCCGCGATGTCGCCTGGTCCGACGTGTGGTCGGCGCTCGGCGGGGCGGACCACACCCTGGAACAGGCCGCGGTCGCCAAACGCATTCCGCGTACCCTCCTCGCCGTCGTCGTCGGCGCCGCCCTCGGCCTCGCCGGCGCGGTGATGCAGGGGGTGACCCGCAACCCGCTGGCCGACCCCGGCATCCTCGGCGTCAACATGGGCGCCTCCCTCGCCGTGGTCACCGCCATCGCCTCCTTCGGCCTTGCCTCGGCGTCCGGCTACATCTGGGTGGCGATGCTCGGCGCCGCCCTGACCGCCGCCTTCGTCTACGGCGTCGGCTCACTGGGACGGGGCGGCGCCACCCCGCTGAAGCTGGCCCTCGCCGGCGCCGCCATCTCGGCCGCGCTGGCCTCCCTGGTCAGTGCCGTCGTCCTGCCGCGCAACGACATCGCCGACACCTTCAGGCTGTGGCAGATCGGCGGAGTCGGAGGTGCCTCGTACGAGCAGCTCGGCAGCGTCCTGCCGTTCCTCGCCGTGGGGTTCGTGCTCTCCCTGGCCTCCGCCCGTGCCCTCAACTCGCTGGCCCTCGGCGACGACCTGGCCGCCGGGCTCGGTGAGCGCGTCGCCCTCGTCCGGGCCACCGCCGCACTCGGGGCGGTCGTCCTGTGCGGCGCCTCCACCGCCGTCGCCGGACCGATCGGCTTCGTCGGACTCGTCGTACCGCACGCCTGCCGCCTGCTGGTCGGCGTGGACCACCGCTGGCTGCTGCCGTTCTCCGCGCTGAGCGGCGCCGTCCTGCTGACGGCCGCGGACGTGGTGGGCCGGGTCGTGGCACGGCCGTCCGAGATCGACGTGGGAATCGTGACCGCGCTGGTCGGTGCCCCCTTCTTCATCCACATCGTCCGCCGACAGAAGGTCAGATCCCTGTGA
- a CDS encoding iron-siderophore ABC transporter substrate-binding protein: protein MRSPRLRALALAATLLLGLTACGGQSDDTDDNGASDAGAKSSGQFPVKIKHALGTTTIPAKPKRVATVNWANDEVPLALGVVPVGMAKANFGDDDDNGVLPWTEARLKELGAKTPVLFDETDGIDFEAVADTEPDVILASYSGLTKQDYETLSQIAPVVAYPEAAWATPWRDIIRLNSKAIGLADEGDDLIGDLEGQIDKTVAKYPQLKGKSAMFMTHVSSKDVSEVGYYTTYDTRTQFFTDLGMKIPASVSGPSKSTKKFVLTKSAERIDDFNDVDIITGYGDDKGELLKALKQDPLTSKLAAVGRDSIYLLPGSTPLATAANPTPLSIPYVLDDYVAALAKAADKAA from the coding sequence ATGAGAAGCCCACGCCTTCGCGCGCTCGCCCTCGCGGCGACACTCCTGCTCGGACTCACCGCCTGCGGCGGCCAGTCCGACGACACGGACGACAACGGCGCCTCGGACGCCGGCGCGAAAAGCTCCGGCCAGTTCCCCGTGAAGATCAAGCACGCGCTCGGCACCACCACCATCCCCGCCAAGCCGAAGCGCGTCGCCACCGTGAACTGGGCGAACGACGAAGTGCCGTTGGCCCTCGGTGTCGTTCCCGTGGGTATGGCCAAGGCCAACTTCGGCGACGACGACGACAACGGGGTGCTGCCTTGGACCGAGGCGCGCCTCAAGGAACTCGGCGCCAAGACACCGGTCCTGTTCGACGAGACCGACGGCATCGACTTCGAGGCCGTCGCGGACACCGAGCCGGACGTCATCCTCGCCTCGTACTCCGGGCTGACAAAGCAGGACTACGAGACCCTCAGCCAGATCGCCCCCGTGGTGGCCTACCCCGAGGCCGCCTGGGCGACCCCGTGGCGCGACATCATCCGTCTCAACAGCAAGGCCATCGGACTGGCCGACGAGGGCGACGACCTGATCGGCGACCTTGAGGGGCAGATCGACAAGACCGTCGCCAAGTACCCCCAGCTGAAGGGGAAGTCGGCGATGTTCATGACCCACGTGTCGTCCAAGGACGTCAGTGAGGTCGGCTACTACACGACCTACGACACCCGCACGCAGTTCTTCACCGACCTCGGCATGAAGATCCCGGCCAGCGTCTCCGGGCCGTCCAAGTCGACGAAGAAGTTCGTGCTCACCAAGAGCGCCGAGCGCATCGACGACTTCAACGACGTCGACATCATCACCGGCTACGGAGACGACAAGGGCGAGCTGCTGAAGGCGCTCAAGCAGGACCCGCTCACGTCGAAGCTGGCCGCGGTCGGACGGGACTCCATCTATCTGCTGCCCGGCAGCACCCCGCTGGCCACCGCCGCGAACCCGACCCCGCTCTCCATCCCGTACGTCCTGGACGACTACGTGGCAGCACTCGCCAAGGCCGCGGACAAGGCCGCGTGA
- a CDS encoding helix-turn-helix transcriptional regulator, which produces MRVTRELPTLAAGEVDVPFVIQGYEEIVTADMAWNEHSHSWHELLWNERGASTAVVGSQVWCITPTLGLWMPAGQLHSASATAGTSYRAHFFRHGTLSALADEPVAVEITPLLRLLLERLGEADLSPRSRSVTEAMVLDVLRPSPRALLVQLPTSALLRPIVDAVRADPSNQRTLTGWAAALGCSARTLTRAFRAETGTSFARWVASVRAQHAVRLLSLGFEVDVVADAVGYRSASAFGVAFRRTTGMTPGRFRAH; this is translated from the coding sequence ATGCGCGTCACCAGAGAGCTGCCCACGCTCGCCGCGGGCGAGGTGGACGTGCCGTTCGTGATCCAGGGCTACGAGGAGATCGTCACCGCCGACATGGCGTGGAACGAACACTCGCACTCCTGGCACGAACTCCTCTGGAACGAGCGCGGGGCATCCACGGCAGTGGTGGGTTCCCAGGTGTGGTGCATCACGCCGACCCTGGGGCTGTGGATGCCGGCCGGGCAGCTGCATTCCGCGTCCGCGACCGCGGGCACCTCCTACCGCGCCCACTTCTTCCGTCACGGAACGCTGTCGGCGCTGGCCGACGAGCCCGTGGCCGTGGAGATCACGCCACTGCTCCGCCTCCTGCTGGAGAGGCTGGGGGAGGCGGACCTGTCACCGCGGTCCCGGTCCGTGACCGAGGCGATGGTCCTCGACGTACTGCGGCCGTCACCCCGCGCGCTGCTGGTCCAGCTGCCGACCTCCGCGCTGCTGCGACCGATCGTGGACGCGGTCCGGGCGGATCCCTCCAACCAGCGGACGCTGACCGGCTGGGCCGCCGCCCTGGGATGCAGCGCGCGCACGCTGACCCGCGCGTTCAGGGCGGAGACAGGCACGAGTTTCGCTCGATGGGTGGCCTCGGTCCGGGCCCAGCACGCCGTGCGGCTGCTGTCCCTCGGGTTCGAGGTCGACGTGGTCGCCGACGCGGTGGGCTACCGCTCGGCGAGCGCGTTCGGGGTGGCCTTTCGGCGTACGACGGGAATGACTCCGGGTCGTTTCCGGGCGCACTGA
- a CDS encoding SDR family NAD(P)-dependent oxidoreductase gives MGQLEGKTAVVTGGSTGIGLATAVRLADEGAYVFVTGRRETELEAAVKAIGTDRATAVVGDIGKPEDLDRLYDTVRARGRNLDVLVANAAIGSFMTLEQTTEEHFDEIFAVNTRGTLFTVQKALPLLNDGASIVLVGSTAADRGMEAFGAYAASKAAVRSFARTWSVELKGRGIRVNVVSPAWIETPGGTAAFGDDQAFQAIREHVATTVPKGRMGTSQEAAAVVAFLASEQSSYVVGANLYVDGGTNQI, from the coding sequence ATGGGACAGCTGGAAGGCAAGACGGCAGTCGTCACCGGAGGCAGCACCGGTATCGGTCTGGCCACCGCCGTACGACTGGCGGACGAGGGTGCGTACGTCTTCGTCACCGGGCGACGGGAGACCGAGCTGGAAGCCGCCGTCAAGGCCATCGGAACGGACCGGGCCACCGCGGTCGTCGGGGACATCGGAAAGCCGGAGGACCTGGACCGGCTCTACGACACGGTCCGGGCGCGAGGACGGAATCTGGACGTGCTCGTGGCGAACGCGGCGATCGGCTCGTTCATGACGCTGGAACAGACCACCGAGGAGCACTTCGACGAGATCTTCGCGGTCAATACCCGAGGCACGCTGTTCACCGTGCAGAAGGCGTTGCCACTGCTCAACGACGGAGCCTCGATCGTCCTGGTCGGATCGACGGCCGCTGATCGCGGGATGGAGGCGTTCGGCGCCTACGCGGCGTCGAAGGCGGCCGTCCGGTCCTTCGCGCGGACGTGGTCCGTCGAACTCAAGGGCCGCGGCATTCGGGTCAACGTGGTCTCCCCGGCATGGATCGAGACTCCCGGCGGCACCGCCGCATTCGGCGACGACCAAGCCTTCCAGGCCATCAGGGAGCATGTCGCCACGACCGTGCCCAAGGGCCGCATGGGTACGTCGCAGGAGGCCGCCGCGGTCGTGGCCTTCCTGGCCTCGGAACAGAGCAGCTACGTCGTCGGCGCAAACCTCTACGTCGACGGTGGCACGAACCAGATCTGA
- a CDS encoding AraC family transcriptional regulator has translation MLGFRDPVADAIGLLRPRTVIGPSLRAAGKWALRFDTFLHVRIGGLVRGTCWLILEGHEPVLLHEGDTFMMGNPPPYVLAGTLNASPRPAKQVLAGAVDGFVRIGPESEEDLYLCVGHITFDDRNAALLTDLLPPLVIVRVDDPHGGRLAQLIDLLATEVGLTAAGGPLVQNHLAQILLVHMLRAHAARTDRPTGWLGALNEDGIGSALRALHADVAHSWSLKELAQISNMSRSAFAHAFKNHVGVPPLEYLIHWRMSLARDALTRDTLSISELARATGYRSESAFSTAFRRVVGSSPAQFRNQVRQPAHSAANEN, from the coding sequence ATGCTCGGCTTCCGGGACCCCGTGGCTGACGCGATCGGCCTGCTCCGGCCCCGCACGGTGATCGGGCCCAGCCTCCGAGCCGCAGGGAAGTGGGCGTTGCGCTTCGACACGTTCCTGCATGTGCGGATCGGGGGCCTCGTGCGCGGCACGTGCTGGCTGATCCTCGAAGGGCACGAACCTGTGCTCCTGCATGAGGGCGACACCTTCATGATGGGTAACCCGCCTCCCTACGTTCTGGCCGGCACGCTCAACGCAAGCCCACGTCCTGCGAAACAGGTACTGGCGGGCGCCGTGGACGGGTTCGTGCGGATCGGCCCGGAATCCGAGGAGGATCTCTACCTCTGCGTCGGGCACATCACTTTCGACGACAGGAACGCGGCCCTCCTGACCGATCTCCTGCCGCCGCTCGTGATCGTCCGCGTGGACGATCCCCATGGCGGCAGGCTCGCCCAGTTGATCGATCTGCTGGCCACCGAGGTCGGCCTCACCGCAGCCGGTGGTCCACTGGTGCAGAACCACCTTGCGCAGATCCTGCTCGTCCACATGCTGCGTGCTCACGCCGCCCGGACGGACCGGCCCACCGGCTGGCTGGGCGCCCTGAACGAGGACGGCATCGGTAGCGCCCTGCGCGCCCTGCACGCGGACGTGGCCCACTCCTGGAGCCTCAAGGAACTCGCCCAGATCAGTAACATGTCGCGTTCCGCGTTCGCCCACGCCTTCAAGAACCACGTCGGGGTCCCGCCACTGGAGTACCTGATCCACTGGCGCATGAGTCTGGCGCGCGACGCCCTCACCCGCGACACCCTGTCGATCTCCGAACTCGCACGGGCCACGGGTTACCGGTCCGAGAGCGCATTCAGCACGGCATTCCGCCGCGTGGTCGGCTCGTCTCCCGCACAATTCCGGAACCAGGTGAGGCAGCCAGCACACTCGGCCGCGAACGAGAACTGA
- a CDS encoding DUF6882 domain-containing protein yields the protein MVDRSKHDHSGWEAVVLAARERARSRQALMVERFGLAGDVPYAWSMDDAQITWSRDGKVFLAGRLTVIGSVSVAQQTWLWSWANESLPPTALGDMERVRQFGEENDYPVLPWPGFKYDPELVAEARMVAASVLDAEGLWAESMDDATPLHDS from the coding sequence GTGGTCGACCGCTCGAAGCATGACCACTCCGGCTGGGAGGCGGTCGTGCTCGCGGCTCGGGAGCGCGCCCGCTCGCGTCAGGCACTCATGGTCGAGCGCTTCGGTCTGGCCGGAGACGTGCCATACGCGTGGTCGATGGACGACGCGCAGATCACATGGTCGCGCGACGGCAAGGTTTTCCTCGCAGGCCGGCTCACAGTGATCGGCAGCGTCAGCGTGGCCCAGCAGACCTGGCTGTGGTCCTGGGCGAACGAATCACTCCCGCCCACCGCCCTGGGCGACATGGAGAGGGTGCGGCAGTTCGGCGAGGAGAACGACTACCCCGTCCTTCCCTGGCCAGGCTTCAAGTACGATCCCGAACTCGTCGCTGAGGCTCGGATGGTCGCGGCCTCCGTGCTCGACGCCGAGGGACTGTGGGCGGAGTCGATGGACGACGCAACTCCACTTCATGATTCATGA